A genome region from Magnolia sinica isolate HGM2019 chromosome 8, MsV1, whole genome shotgun sequence includes the following:
- the LOC131254026 gene encoding probable CCR4-associated factor 1 homolog 11, whose translation MLPSRPSCVYRKPIRIRNVDSLNVESEFRIISGFLKDYPFISMDTEFPGVVYHNVPDTPDSVARDRYALLRANINALKLIQVGLTFSDSASNLPDLGTNYCYVWQFNFNFDPWCDLHAPESIELLHKNGIDFERNRFYGIDEARFGFLMKLCGLVGNNCFSWITFHSAYDFGYLIKVVTQRELPDDIGEFLKLMKDIFGYKVYDIKYLMRFCHNLYGGLERVANELGVDRAVGKCHQAASDSLLTLHVFTRLKDRGFQLYVPDHCGVLYGLKYPLGNLFSLN comes from the coding sequence ATGCTACCATCAAGACCTAGTTGTGTCTACAGAAAACCAATTCGTATCAGAAATGTGGATTCGTTGAACGTGGAGTCTGAGTTCCGCATAATCAGCGGCTTCCTCAAAGACTACCCTTTCATCTCTATGGACACTGAGTTCCCTGGTGTCGTCTACCATAACGTGCCCGATACACCCGACTCTGTAGCCAGGGATCGATACGCACTCCTTCGGGCGAATATAAACGCCCTCAAGCTCATCCAAGTCGGACTCACTTTCTCCGACTCAGCCAGCAACCTTCCTGATTTGGGGACCAACTACTGTTACGTCTGGCAATTTAATTTCAACTTCGATCCATGGTGTGACCTCCACGCACCCGAATCGATCGAACTATTGCATAAGAACGGCATTGACTTCGAGCGCAATCGATTCTACGGGATTGATGAGGCCCGTTTCGGGTTCCTCATGAAGCTATGCGGACTTGTTGGGAACAATTGTTTTAGTTGGATCACCTTCCACAGTGCTTACGACTTTGGCTATCTGATAAAGGTGGTCACTCAGAGGGAGCTACCGGATGACATTGGCGAGTTTCTCAAATTGATGAAAGATATATTTGGGTACAAGGTTTATGACATAAAATATCTCATGAGGTTCTGTCACAACTTATATGGAGGGTTGGAACGTGTGGCCAATGAATTGGGGGTGGACAGGGCTGTTGGGAAATGCCACCAAGCTGCATCAGATAGCCTGCTAACATTGCATGTTTTTACGCGGCTCAAGGATAGAGGTTTTCAGCTGTATGTGCCTGACCACTGTGGAGtattgtatggattaaaatacCCTTTGGGAAATCTGTTTTCATTGAAttga